One genomic segment of Oculatellaceae cyanobacterium includes these proteins:
- the mutL gene encoding DNA mismatch repair endonuclease MutL produces MALGIQPLPTEVVNLIAAGEVIDSMAAVVRELVENALDAGAKRIVVSLYPDQWRVRVADNGNGMVLTDLRQAAVAHSTSKIRKCEDLWKITSLGFRGEALHSIAQLASLEILSRASSCSEGWSVTYNTQGEAVDVSAVAIAPGTVVTVSNLFGNWAARRQGLPPMSQQMRAVQAIIHQIALCHPHVTWNVQQNGREWFSISPGVTARQILPQLLQQVRLSDLQQLTVKVPTPQAVGVQGNGGVGEKNGDNASIPNSSDQNSYLNSSLYIVLGLPDRCHRRRADWVRVATNRRMVRSPQLEQTILGAFQRTLPRDRYPICFLHLDISPHQIDWNRHPAKAEIYLHHLTYWQEQVAQAIEQVLRINPELLPEALHTERVTQLLKASEAQGGYSVGRSIQELPAKQSTNKVNDIGLIELRAIAQVHNTYILAEHPTGLWLVEQHIAHERVLYEQLCDRWQLIPLKSPVILTQLTPAQLEQLQRLNLDVQPFGEQLWAIRTAPEILAQRDDCQNALWEISLGGDLQTAQVATACRSAIRNGTLLSLPEMQTLLDQWKSTRNPRTCPHGRPIYLSLEESALARFFKRHWVIGKSHGI; encoded by the coding sequence ATGGCACTTGGTATTCAACCTTTGCCCACAGAGGTAGTAAACCTAATTGCTGCTGGAGAGGTGATTGACTCTATGGCAGCAGTTGTACGTGAATTGGTAGAAAATGCTTTAGATGCTGGAGCTAAAAGAATTGTAGTATCTTTATATCCCGATCAGTGGCGAGTGCGGGTTGCAGATAATGGCAATGGTATGGTGCTAACTGATTTACGACAAGCAGCAGTTGCACATAGTACTAGCAAAATCCGCAAATGCGAAGATTTATGGAAGATTACTAGCTTAGGATTTCGTGGCGAAGCTTTACACAGCATAGCTCAGTTAGCATCTTTAGAGATTTTGAGCCGTGCAAGTAGCTGTAGTGAAGGTTGGAGTGTTACTTATAATACTCAAGGGGAAGCGGTTGATGTTTCTGCGGTGGCGATCGCACCTGGTACTGTAGTTACAGTATCTAATTTATTTGGTAATTGGGCTGCTCGTCGTCAAGGTTTACCCCCGATGTCGCAACAAATGCGAGCAGTGCAAGCAATTATTCATCAAATTGCTTTATGTCATCCCCATGTTACTTGGAATGTACAGCAAAATGGGCGTGAGTGGTTCAGTATTAGTCCTGGTGTCACAGCTAGACAAATTTTACCTCAGTTATTGCAACAGGTAAGGTTAAGTGATCTGCAACAGCTAACAGTTAAAGTACCTACGCCGCAAGCTGTGGGGGTACAGGGAAACGGGGGTGTAGGGGAGAAGAATGGAGATAATGCTTCAATTCCTAATTCATCGGATCAGAATAGTTATCTAAATTCATCACTATATATAGTGTTAGGATTACCCGATAGATGCCATCGCAGACGTGCAGACTGGGTGCGAGTAGCAACCAATAGACGGATGGTGCGATCGCCTCAATTAGAGCAAACTATATTAGGAGCATTTCAGCGTACTTTACCACGCGATCGCTACCCGATTTGTTTTCTGCATTTAGATATTTCTCCTCATCAAATTGACTGGAACCGTCATCCCGCCAAAGCAGAAATTTACTTACACCATCTTACTTATTGGCAAGAACAAGTAGCACAAGCAATTGAGCAAGTTTTGCGAATAAATCCAGAACTTCTTCCAGAGGCACTGCATACAGAAAGGGTGACACAATTACTTAAAGCTTCTGAAGCTCAAGGTGGGTATAGTGTCGGGCGTTCCATTCAAGAATTACCAGCGAAGCAAAGCACAAATAAAGTTAATGATATTGGATTGATTGAACTAAGAGCGATCGCACAAGTTCACAATACTTATATATTGGCAGAACATCCCACGGGATTATGGTTAGTAGAACAACATATTGCTCATGAGAGAGTATTGTACGAGCAATTATGCGATCGCTGGCAACTTATACCCTTAAAATCACCAGTAATTCTCACTCAATTAACACCAGCGCAATTAGAACAACTTCAACGATTAAATCTTGATGTTCAACCCTTTGGCGAACAATTATGGGCAATTCGTACAGCACCAGAAATTTTAGCGCAACGAGATGATTGCCAAAACGCCTTATGGGAAATTAGCTTAGGAGGCGACTTACAAACTGCTCAAGTAGCCACAGCCTGTCGTAGCGCCATCCGTAATGGTACACTCCTAAGCCTTCCAGAAATGCAAACGTTATTAGATCAGTGGAAAAGCACCCGTAATCCTCGTACTTGTCCGCACGGACGACCAATTTATTTATCATTAGAAGAATCTGCCCTAGCGCGTTTCTTCAAGCGTCATTGGGTAATTGGTAAAAGTCATGGGATTTAA
- a CDS encoding RtcB family protein, with protein MNHFIEVCLDTENSVWLMLHSGSRNIGNMLAQCHISTAKELTRLANTQLPDLDLAYFVQGTSEFAAYWRDLQWAQNYARFNREAMMARFKRIIEKHLAGGKQAKPLLEVNCHHNYAEQEVHFGEEVYVTRKGAVRAREQDYGIIPGSMGAKSFIIKGKGNAHSYHSCSHGAGRLMSRNKAKENFSLDDLLEQTQGVECRKDTGILDEIPGAYKPIEQVMANQSDLVEVVATLKQVVCVKG; from the coding sequence AGATACTGAAAACAGTGTGTGGCTAATGCTGCATTCTGGTTCACGTAATATTGGCAATATGTTGGCACAATGCCACATTAGTACAGCTAAGGAACTCACCCGACTGGCTAATACCCAACTGCCAGATTTAGATTTAGCTTATTTTGTCCAAGGTACATCGGAGTTTGCAGCATACTGGCGCGATTTACAATGGGCGCAAAACTACGCCCGATTCAACCGAGAAGCCATGATGGCACGCTTCAAGCGGATTATTGAAAAACATTTAGCAGGTGGCAAACAAGCTAAACCACTATTGGAGGTTAATTGTCATCATAACTATGCAGAGCAGGAGGTTCATTTTGGTGAAGAAGTTTATGTAACTCGCAAAGGTGCAGTCCGCGCCCGTGAACAAGACTATGGCATAATTCCTGGTTCGATGGGGGCTAAATCTTTCATTATTAAAGGGAAAGGCAATGCCCACAGCTATCATTCGTGCAGTCACGGGGCAGGTAGATTGATGTCACGCAATAAGGCAAAGGAAAACTTTAGCCTTGATGATTTGCTTGAACAAACTCAAGGGGTTGAATGTCGTAAGGATACAGGGATTTTAGACGAAATTCCTGGTGCTTACAAGCCAATTGAGCAGGTAATGGCAAACCAGTCTGATTTAGTTGAGGTAGTAGCAACTCTGAAGCAGGTTGTGTGTGTCAAGGGGTAA
- a CDS encoding rhodanese-like domain-containing protein yields MSNISENLENAKDKITEGIEKATNKVGDSIKGAKDNMPEVTPTPPGLKTQSSAEDLKSRLEWGEPAFTILDVRDRNTFNDGHIMGAMAMPVDQLVDRAKSSLEPSRDIYVYGESDEATASAASLLRQAGFECVAELKGGLAAWKAIGGATEGISESRTPAGADDYNVVSRLQDEASKS; encoded by the coding sequence ATGTCAAACATTTCAGAAAACTTGGAAAACGCTAAAGACAAAATTACAGAAGGTATTGAAAAGGCTACCAATAAGGTAGGTGATTCAATTAAAGGCGCTAAAGATAATATGCCAGAAGTTACCCCCACTCCACCAGGACTGAAAACTCAATCTTCAGCTGAAGATTTGAAGTCACGTTTAGAATGGGGCGAACCAGCTTTTACAATTCTTGATGTGCGCGATCGCAATACTTTCAACGATGGTCACATCATGGGTGCAATGGCGATGCCAGTGGATCAGTTAGTAGACCGCGCTAAATCTAGCCTAGAACCCAGCCGCGATATTTATGTTTATGGCGAAAGCGATGAAGCAACTGCGAGTGCCGCTTCTTTATTGCGCCAAGCTGGTTTTGAATGTGTAGCTGAACTAAAAGGTGGTTTGGCAGCATGGAAAGCTATTGGTGGTGCTACCGAAGGTATTTCCGAATCTAGAACTCCCGCAGGTGCGGATGATTACAATGTTGTATCTCGCCTACAAGATGAGGCAAGCAAGTCCTAA
- a CDS encoding SGNH/GDSL hydrolase family protein — protein sequence MNNSPTIASVALNIILLFIILFLLYQKGSVNKAFIDFCASVSLPTDHLITKSWWVKEVSHQVSLTQSQEYNACIFGDSITSPLNNTLGDHTFNFALKGMSSVSLIEQLHKLVAAHVRCQKAIIAIGTNDACYHIDDDTFINNMQQSISLVREMGANQVILIPAFYSTVAASLNPLLAGTITRVEEINQLINQVAESQNVLVNTECIQELFEGKSLKKNLTTDGVHLNADGQKIYRQGLIKLI from the coding sequence ATGAATAACTCTCCAACAATCGCTTCTGTTGCATTAAACATTATTTTACTCTTTATAATATTATTTTTGCTCTATCAAAAAGGCTCAGTCAATAAAGCTTTTATTGATTTTTGTGCAAGTGTATCATTACCAACAGACCACTTAATTACTAAATCTTGGTGGGTAAAGGAAGTTAGCCATCAAGTCAGCTTGACGCAATCTCAGGAATACAATGCTTGCATATTCGGTGACTCAATTACTTCTCCTCTAAACAATACATTAGGTGATCATACTTTTAATTTTGCTCTTAAAGGCATGAGTAGTGTTTCTTTAATTGAGCAATTACATAAATTAGTTGCTGCTCATGTGAGATGTCAAAAAGCAATTATTGCCATTGGTACAAACGATGCTTGTTATCATATTGATGATGATACTTTTATTAATAATATGCAGCAGTCAATATCTTTAGTAAGGGAAATGGGTGCTAACCAAGTAATTTTAATCCCTGCTTTTTACTCAACTGTTGCAGCAAGCCTCAATCCATTATTAGCAGGTACAATTACTAGGGTTGAAGAAATTAATCAATTAATTAATCAAGTTGCGGAAAGTCAAAATGTTTTAGTAAATACTGAATGTATACAAGAATTATTTGAGGGGAAATCACTGAAAAAGAATTTAACTACTGATGGTGTTCATCTAAATGCTGATGGACAAAAAATATATCGACAAGGGTTAATCAAGCTCATTTGA